TTACGGGATTGTCGCTCAGAAAACCCACATGGGCGATGCCCCAAAAGTGGCGGATATGATCGGCACGATCAAGGTGATGTTGGATGCTTACGAGGAAGGCCGGATTGATCGCCTTTTCTTGGTCGAGAATGAATTCGTTAACAGCATGACGCAAAAACCGCAGGTGACTCAGCTCATCCCGGTCGTGGCTGCTGGCGCGGATTCAATCAAGCACCATTGGGACTATCTCTACGAACCTGAGTCGAAAGAAGTCATTGATGCGTTGATGCAGCGTTACATTGAATCACTCATTTACCAAGGCGCGGTTGAAAACGTGGCTTGTGAAATGGCAGCGCGGATGGTCGCCATGAAGAGCGCCTCCGACAATGCCGGTACGATGATTGATGATTTGAAGCTGATCTACAACAAGGCGCGTCAAGCGGCAATCACTCAGGAAATTTCCGAGATTGTTGCGGGTGCTTCAGCGGTCTAAGGCTGGCGCGGGTTCACAGATTTTAAATTTTAGTGAGGTACTGAATAATGAGTACTGGAAACATCGTTCAAGTCATCGGCGCGGTTGTTGACGTGGAATTCCCACGCTCTGCTGTGCCAGCGGTCTACGATGCGTTAACAGTAGCCGACCAAGGTTTGACCTTGGAAGTCCAACAGCAGTTGGGCGACGGCATTGTACGCACTATCGCGATGGGTACGTCTGACGGCGTAAAGCGCGGTATGCAAGTGGTGAATACAGGTGCACCAATCTCTGTTCCAGTCGGAACAGGCACATTGGGGCGCGTGATGAACGTATTGGGCGAAGCGATTGATAACGCTGGCGACATCGTTCACGACAAGAAAATGCCAATCCACCGTGCGCCACCGGCGTATGATGAATTGTCATCCGGTATCGACATTCTGGAAACGGGCATCAAGGTTATCGACCTGATCATGCCAATTGCCAAGGGTGGTAAAATCGGTCTGTTCGGTGGTGCGGGTGTAGGTAAAACCGTAACGCTGATGGAACTGATCAACAACATCGCTAAGCAACACAGCGGTTTGTCTGTGTTTGCGGGCGTTGGTGAACGGACTCGTGAAGGGAACGACTTCTACCACGAAATGACGGAAGGCGGCGTTATCGACAAGGTAGCACTGGTTTACGGTCAGATGAATGAACCACCTGGCAACCGTTTGCGCGTAGCGTTGACTGGTCTGACCATGGCGGAATACTTCCGTGACGAAGGCCGTGACGTTCTGATGTTCGTTGACAACATTTACCGTTACACACTGGCGGGTACGGAAGTATCAGCACTGTTGGGTCGTATGCCATCTGCGGTAGGTTATCAGCCAACACTGGCGGAAGAAATGGGCGCACTGCAAGAGCGTATCACTTCCACCAAAACCGGCTCAATCACCTCGTTCCAAGCGGTTTACGTACCTGCGGATGACTTAACTGACCCATCCCCAGCCACCACGTTCGCCCACTTGGATGCGACACTGGTATTGTCACGTAATATCGCGGAACTGGGTATTTACCCGGCGGTAGACCCGCTTGACTCCACCTCGCGTCAGCTTGACCCGCTGGTTGTTGGTCAAGAACACTACAGCGTAGCGCGTGGCGTGCAAGGTATCCTGCAACGTTACAAAGAACTCAAGGACATCATCGCGATCTTGGGTATGGACGAACTCTCTGACGAAGACAAACAAGTCGTCGGTCGGGCGCGTCGTATCCAACGCTTCCTGTCTCAGCCGTTCTTCGTAGCGGAAGTGTTCACAGGTTCACCGGGTAAATACGTTACCCTGAAAGATAC
The sequence above is drawn from the Thiothrix subterranea genome and encodes:
- the atpG gene encoding F0F1 ATP synthase subunit gamma; its protein translation is MAGGKEILSQIKSISNTKKITKAMEMVAASKMRRAQDRMKASRPYAEKMRQVVGHLAAGHLEYKHPYTQTRETVKRVGYIIMSSDRGLCGGLNVNLFKQALRSIADWRKQDVEVDICVFGAKAAAAFRRYGIVAQKTHMGDAPKVADMIGTIKVMLDAYEEGRIDRLFLVENEFVNSMTQKPQVTQLIPVVAAGADSIKHHWDYLYEPESKEVIDALMQRYIESLIYQGAVENVACEMAARMVAMKSASDNAGTMIDDLKLIYNKARQAAITQEISEIVAGASAV
- the atpD gene encoding F0F1 ATP synthase subunit beta; the protein is MSTGNIVQVIGAVVDVEFPRSAVPAVYDALTVADQGLTLEVQQQLGDGIVRTIAMGTSDGVKRGMQVVNTGAPISVPVGTGTLGRVMNVLGEAIDNAGDIVHDKKMPIHRAPPAYDELSSGIDILETGIKVIDLIMPIAKGGKIGLFGGAGVGKTVTLMELINNIAKQHSGLSVFAGVGERTREGNDFYHEMTEGGVIDKVALVYGQMNEPPGNRLRVALTGLTMAEYFRDEGRDVLMFVDNIYRYTLAGTEVSALLGRMPSAVGYQPTLAEEMGALQERITSTKTGSITSFQAVYVPADDLTDPSPATTFAHLDATLVLSRNIAELGIYPAVDPLDSTSRQLDPLVVGQEHYSVARGVQGILQRYKELKDIIAILGMDELSDEDKQVVGRARRIQRFLSQPFFVAEVFTGSPGKYVTLKDTLSSFKAILNGEYDHLPEQAFYMVGGIDEVVEKATKL